The following proteins are co-located in the Syngnathus scovelli strain Florida chromosome 5, RoL_Ssco_1.2, whole genome shotgun sequence genome:
- the LOC125968501 gene encoding dynein regulatory complex subunit 4, with protein sequence MPPKSENVSRKKNKKPTKGEKSQGAVDVLSMEDMSKEQLEEHVIRLREELEREREERTFFQLERDKIQSSWEVSKRLLEETQAQLGTRSQEKDDADRRHRIEINVYKQKLKHVLSEQRAAAADEKLRGGEVAWLARGRHAEAELRLRRHAHDEQAEARRDKLAGHKCVRDLKLKHQVELMELSNNYDKRIAEVEAKYAEKMEQMRQAESHKTQAALSALEDKMSRRLRSLADRRRQKSGAAREFFGAAQSKLVHDGKTLRAEASAAATCRARTEGRLDEAEKRNAHLAASLREAERNLPGLRRRLEGHRRAHSQQAAGAARVKQLEEQLEELVLERDLLIAAFEQVEEERDALLMKQTQVLLEVQQRSGLKEMLLDRKMALLSRSVDKTEAQLLAALAADGTAPAGTAPADKLGETLESKRATVRTLQEDLDRQCHEYAALVGTCRHGLDALGVPSYQFPLADVPLILGQHAH encoded by the exons ATG CCGcccaaaagtgaaaacgtgtcgAGGAAGAAGAACAAGAAGCCGACCAAGGGGGAAAAGTCGCAAGGAGCCGTGGACGTCCTCTCTATGGAAGACATGTCCAAGGAGCAG CTGGAGGAGCACGTGATCCGCCTGCGCGAGGAGCTGGAGCGCGAGCGCGAGGAGAGGACATTCTTCCAGCTGGAGCGGGACAAGATCCAAAGCTCGTGGGAGGTCAGCAAGCGCCTCCTGGAGGAAACGCAGGCGCAACTGGGCACCCGCAGCCAGGAGAAGGACGACGCCGACCGACGGCACCGTATCGAGATCAAC GTGTACAAGCAGAAGCTGAAGCACGTCCTGTCGGAGCAGCGGGCGGCGGCAGCTGACGAGAAGCTGCGCGGCGGTGAGGTCGCGTGGCTCGCTCGCGGGCGCCACGCCGAAGCCGAGCTGCGTCTGCGCAGGCACGCGCACGACGAGCAGGCGGAGGCTCGCCGCGACAAGCTCGCCGGACACAAATGCGTCCGAGACCTCAAACTG AAGCATCAAGTGGAGCTGATGGAGCTCAGCAACAACTACGACAAAAGGATCGCAG AGGTGGAGGCCAAGTATGCCGAAAAGATGGAGCAGATGCGGCAGGCGGAGAGTCACAAGACGCAGGCGGCCCTGTCGGCGCTGGAGGACAAGATGAGCCGGCGGCTCCGGTCGCTGGCCGACCGCCGGCGCCAAAAGTCGGGAGCGGCCCGGGAATTCTTCGGCGCCGCGCAAAGCAAATTGGTGCACGACGGCAAAACGCTCCGAGCCGAGGCCTCGGCGGCCGCGACGTGTCGGGCCCGCACCGAAGGTCGCCTGGACGAGGCGGAGAAGCGCAACGCGCATCTGGCCGCTTCCCTGCGGGAGGCCGAGCGGAACCTCCCGGGCCTCCGCCGCCGTCTGGAGGGCCACCGACGAGCTCACTCCCAGCAGGCG GCCGGCGCCGCCCGTGTCAAGCAACTGGAGGAGCAGCTGGAGGAGCTGGTCCTGGAGCGAGACCTGCTCATCGCCGCCTTTGAGCAG gtggaggaggagcgcGACGCGCTGCTGATGAAGCAGACGCAGGTCCTGCTGGAGGTCCAGCAAAGGAGCGGCCTCAAGGAAATGCTGCTGGACCGCAAGATGGCGCTGCTGAGTCGCTCGGTGGACAAGACGGAGGCGCAGCTGTTGGCCGCGCTCGCTGCCGACGGCACTGCCCCCGCCGGCACGGCCCCCGCCGACAAACTTGGG GAAACGCTGGAGTCCAAAAGGGCCACCGTCAGGACGCTACAGGAAGATCTAGATCGGCAATGTcac GAGTACGCCGCCTTGGTGGGGACGTGCCGCCACGGTCTGGACGCGCTGGGCGTCCCGTCCTACCAGTTCCCGCTAGCAGACGTGCCGCTCATCCTCGGACAGCACGCGCACTAG